The proteins below come from a single Zhouia spongiae genomic window:
- a CDS encoding TlpA family protein disulfide reductase, producing MKPYRSILLTVFLLSLFYFAQPIRGQEVNLENVQIDHPVPDFILENVQHYRQKTVSSDNLKGKFVVLCFWHRFCSGAYKNFSRMNRLAREFRGKVEFIMIGGRSNKSEYNRNEELDSLMALFERTRKMQNLQLPSSYDIDLYQRFVTAGAPHLIWIDDKGIVQAVTANIDSTRLEAFLAGKEFDFFDYSMEGLERSKQRPDVYDAENPFLVDGNGGKSDSFQYRSLITPYTNEMPLAMGITRKVKWYHWQGKLEGVAALEELYKLAYFGYFGNYDDWYREENYNQLVLDIKNKRPFTRYNYNIPIENIYWYSLIVPQHKRNPKSLMKIIQNDLDNYFGYQARIEKRMLPYWCITANEQVKEKIKTKNGPSKLITDQFTYVGAQNLPFTKYLKMLFIMIAPGPGIEFPIIDETGIEGNIDIPVKDVDLSNFEDTKKVLRKLGFDIKKAYKDFNVLVISDPISNIDNGSK from the coding sequence ATGAAACCATATAGAAGCATTTTATTGACCGTCTTTCTTCTATCTCTCTTCTATTTTGCACAACCCATAAGGGGGCAGGAAGTAAATTTAGAAAACGTGCAAATAGACCATCCGGTACCGGATTTTATCTTGGAAAATGTTCAACATTACCGACAAAAAACGGTGTCTTCTGACAACCTAAAAGGGAAGTTCGTTGTTTTATGCTTTTGGCACCGGTTCTGTTCCGGGGCTTATAAAAACTTTTCCCGAATGAATAGGCTAGCCAGAGAATTTAGGGGCAAGGTTGAATTTATCATGATAGGGGGCAGAAGTAATAAAAGTGAATATAATAGAAATGAAGAACTGGATTCACTGATGGCTTTATTTGAAAGAACCAGAAAAATGCAGAATTTACAACTACCTTCCTCCTATGACATTGATCTATATCAACGCTTTGTAACAGCAGGTGCACCTCATTTGATATGGATAGATGATAAAGGTATAGTACAAGCCGTGACAGCAAATATTGACTCGACCCGGTTGGAAGCTTTTCTGGCAGGAAAGGAGTTTGACTTTTTTGATTACTCCATGGAAGGTCTCGAGAGGTCCAAACAGCGACCGGATGTCTATGATGCTGAAAACCCATTTTTGGTAGATGGCAACGGAGGGAAAAGTGACAGTTTCCAGTACCGTTCCCTAATCACCCCATATACAAATGAAATGCCCTTGGCAATGGGCATTACAAGGAAGGTAAAGTGGTATCATTGGCAAGGAAAACTGGAAGGTGTTGCTGCTTTGGAAGAACTATATAAATTGGCCTATTTCGGGTATTTTGGGAACTATGATGATTGGTACCGTGAAGAAAACTATAACCAGCTTGTCCTCGACATTAAAAATAAAAGACCGTTTACTCGGTACAATTATAATATCCCCATTGAAAACATATACTGGTACAGCCTGATTGTCCCCCAGCATAAAAGAAATCCTAAATCCCTGATGAAGATCATACAAAATGATCTCGATAACTACTTTGGTTACCAGGCCAGGATAGAAAAGCGCATGCTGCCATACTGGTGTATAACAGCAAATGAGCAGGTTAAGGAAAAAATAAAAACCAAAAATGGTCCATCCAAGCTGATCACTGATCAGTTTACTTACGTAGGGGCACAGAACCTTCCATTTACCAAATACCTAAAAATGTTGTTTATTATGATTGCCCCTGGACCCGGCATAGAATTTCCCATTATTGATGAAACAGGTATAGAAGGAAATATTGATATCCCCGTTAAGGATGTTGACCTATCTAACTTTGAAGACACAAAAAAGGTGCTTAGAAAGCTGGGCTTTGATATCAAAAAAGCCTACAAGGATTTTAATGTACTGGTAATCTCTGACCCTATATCAAATATAGACAATGGCTCCAAATAA
- a CDS encoding DUF6520 family protein — MKKMKFILPVGAFILAAGMAFASATFSEPALTGKFIQLEGECRAVPEAECNDLGQTCTYQSQTVYAMKVSATECSVERKHQP, encoded by the coding sequence ATGAAAAAAATGAAGTTTATATTGCCTGTTGGTGCTTTTATACTGGCAGCAGGTATGGCGTTTGCCTCAGCTACGTTTTCAGAACCGGCCTTAACCGGAAAGTTTATCCAACTGGAAGGGGAATGTAGGGCGGTTCCTGAAGCAGAATGTAACGATCTGGGACAGACCTGTACGTATCAGAGCCAAACTGTCTACGCAATGAAGGTTAGTGCTACTGAATGTTCAGTAGAGCGTAAACATCAACCTTAA